The genomic segment ttttgtctggataactgcccaggagtaggattgctgaagAATACCATagttctaaggaacctccatagggtTTTCCGTAGTGGTGgagagtgttttctttctttcttttgttttaatcataAACATTATTAAACATTGTCATCCACTTTTTTTCATCGATGAAGCTGATCCTATGGTTTTgacttctttgttgttgttgtctttttgctatttcttgggccgctcccacggcatatgaaggttcccaggctaggggtccaatcggagctgtagccaccagcctacgccagagccacagcaacgcgggatccgagccgtgtctgcaacctacaccacagctcacggcaacgccggatcgttgacccactgagcaagggcagggaccgaacccgcaacctcatggctcctagtcggattcgttaaccgctgctccacgacgggaactccggttttgaCGTTTGAAACTATTAATGTGATACATATCACATTGTTGGATTTGctgatgttgaaccatccttgcctCTCTGGATCCTGGATCCATTCCCACTTGATCGTAATATATGACATTTCTAATGACTTAtgggattcagtttgctaatatttggttTCAAGGATTTTTATCTGAGTTCATTGGAGTTATTGGACCTTAAGTTTTTTATTGCCCTTTCCATGTTTTGGTGTCGGAGAAAGATTTACGTAATAAAACGACTTAGGAACCATTCTCTCCTCTTCAGTGGTTTGGAAgaattgtggtttttattttatgttattttttttttgtcttcatacgTCCACAcacttggcacatggaggttcccagactaggggtcgaattgcagttgtatctgccagcctacaccacagccacagcaacgtcgtatccaagccatgcctgtgagctacatcacagctcaccgcaaagccggatccttaacccgctgagcgaggccagggatggcacctgcatcctcatggatactagtctgatttggttcgactgagccatgacgggaactcctatactttggAAGAGGTTTAGAAGGACAGGTATTAAATGGTCCTTGAACATTGTGGTAGAACTCACCTGTGAAGCTCGCAGGTCCGGGACTCTTAGACTTGGAGAGGTTTCCAGTTATGGTTTGAAAGTTCTACTAGAGAtctgtctattcagattttctacttcttcATGATTCAGCCTGGGATGCAGGTATCAATACAGTGTGTCAGTTTCCAGGTTGCCAATTTCTTGGCATCTAGCTATTCCTCGTGTTGTGTTCGGATCCTTTGTATGACTGTGGTGTCAGCTGTAATTTCACCTCTTTGCTTTCTGACTTTCCTCGTCTAAGCCTTCTCTCCCAATACTATTAGGAGAGTAcgtgaaaaaataaatgacagttgTTGAAGAACAGCGCCAGCCCTGGTTGTGCATGATAATACATTCCCCTCATAGCCACTCTGGAGACACTGTATTAGGGGTGATTCCACAGAGGCGTAGAAAGCTCTGCAACCTGGTAAGGTTCCCAGCATTGATTTGGAATTGAGCTCAGACTTCTCACCCTGAATCCCATACTTTCGATCTCTACAGACTTAATTTATGTGTGTAAGGTATTTCCTGTCCAAGGGCAATCCTCAGATATTCAGGTGGAACTAGGCCCGCACTGGGCCCTTTGCCTGAGTGGATACACGGCTCTCATTCTTCAGGATCAACTGACTTCACCTCACGTAGGCTGGTCGGAGAAGGCCATCTCGTCTGTCACTGTGATAAACCGGTTATACTGTTTCTCTCTGCAGATCAGTTAAACGTGTTCACCTCTAGGGTTGATGGCAAACCATGTGGTTTCCAAATTTGGAACCATAAGTTATCACACTTCAATTGTATTTTCCCATCCTCCAAAGTGCTACAGCCTTCTTTACTGCAGGAGCATAAAAAATGAAGCCACAAATTTAAGGTGGATTTTAGTATTTATTGCACAAACAAGGGAACATGGagatagatttttgttttttttttggctgtctgaGAGTTGCAGTTAAAACCTAAAACTGAGTCCCCAAGGCCCTAGGTGTTCCTAAGTTCCTGAGAGCTGCCATGGCTTTCTCAGATGTGCCTGTCTCTCCTGCCACAACCcactgccctctctcctcccccacctcctgccagtTTCTTGCTCACGTCTTGGCACCTGGAGAGCTAGACCATTCAGGATTCGTGCTGGGCTTCCCTTAGTCTCTGCTCTTGCAGAGGAGACAGTGATGATGCTTTTCTATCCCTGGGCCCAAGGGAGTGAGACTCTGCAAAATTCTCATGAAGACTGAAAGTTTCTCTCTCAAAAGATGGGAGACTGACGCTCTGTTCTCCTAAAGCGTGAATTTACTGCCAAATCTAGAGATGAATTCATGCAACCCACTTTCAGTTCTCCTCATTCCCCTGTATCTCTTTCTTCCCAAAACTTAAGGCAACCAAAGTTCTGAACTCAGGGAAATGAACCCCTATGTCAGACTCACCAGTATGCTGCTCTTCTCCAGCATGCTATGGATAAGATTCTTAGGAGGTTGATAACGCTTGAGGAAGTAATTAGAAAAGTGGTGGAGGTAGCAGAGAAAGTACTGATGTGTAAAATGGAACACGTGCATTCTCATGCTTTCTGTGCCTGTCATTCCCCGAAGGAACTTGCACATTCACTGAAGTTTCTGGACTGTATTATCTCattagaaacataaaatgttttgtttagttttgataACAACATAGATAAAATACaatcctccttctcttcctttttgttttaggcTGTACCTGGGGCTTATGGacgttccaggttaggggtcgaatcagagctgtggctgccagccccagccccagccccagccagagcCATGAGGATCTGTgcctgtgtcctacaccacaggtcacagcaaggctggacacttaacccacggagtgaggctagagactgaacccgcatcctcatggatgctagccgggtacCTAagcactcagccacaacaggacctccctcttgctgggagccacaaagtgGCTAAGAAGAATAATCCTGCGTGAGGCCTAAGtgtaagcaaagctacagcagaggctgaagaaactgaagctgcaaagcagtttcgaagaatcccccagctgatcctgtttagtaaaaattcctgaaatatgatttcctcttctattcttgcgtttcttttctgtctgatgcttatgtgtgttgtgagtcattcttggctcataaTATGGGAACCTTCTCAAATTCCTGAGCTTCCACCCAAGTATGGGCCATTACCTACTTATAAACCTAAGCCCTTGTCAAATAGGTTGAAAACAATTGAACCATGCATAaagaactttcctaagaatgggaagtttcccttcagaggagtaatagtaaatattatgcAGAACTGCCACGTAGGCCTGGAGATCTTTGTTCAACTCTGGTCCGTCCCCATGGAGACAGATTAGGGGGTGGTTTGGGTGTTGCCCATGGCCCAACAATTGTGGATACTATAAgacaagacatttttttttctataataaaggctacctgttgggacccagcaggtggaaattattattataattggcaaGATTCTTCtgatatatagattttataattaataaagatctttataatagataaggtttatttaagacagtttatgttTGCACAACCTGCTAATGGTTTGAGTTCAGCCTGACCTCGAAAGCAAGCCACGTGTGAATACCCCACTCCCCATCAATGGCTGTTCATGCCTGCTAGAGGAGCACAATAGGTAGCTTAGGCAAGAATATTTATCACTTATGCCAAATCattgttaaagtaaaaattagatacctattattctgcttgctatttacttattttctaagaatgaAAGTACAGTTTGTAcgtaatctttatttaaaatctaaaactaaaagaatagtttggaataataaattaacatatattgttgtttgtataatcatgcataagagtaaaatgtataaaagctgatgctctcctttcaataaacgggtcatctgcagcacttgctgagggagttggctccaattctttccacgCCTGTTTGTAGCCCCTCCTGCTGTTCGtcgtctcctggctgctggggctggaccccagcACCCTATGTTTTTGATTTTGAAGACAACGCAGGTGACCAAGAAATAGCATTAAGAACTGGATTTCCCTGAGGACCTGGACACTGCAGAACACGCCTTAGCTGTATCTCAGTTCAGTGAGGGATCTGTCACGTGTGAATCTTCTAGAGTCAGATGCTTACAAGGAGACATTCAGCCAGgaactaaaaatgaaagagcagGGAAAAGACgtatatttgctatttttctcttttatgtctgcTCTCATTACCCAGATAGAATCCACCATCCTGTTGGGAGACCGTTGTCATGGGCTAAGAGGATCTGTAAGATGCTAACATaccagtaaattaaaaaaaaaaattaaatggaaaactcAAACATCTCAAGTAACATAGATTGTTCATTTTATACATTGTGAAGGATTATGGCATTGCCCACCAAGAAAATCATGAAGGGATGAATCCTGGGTACTTCCACGAATGGAACATTTTTGTCACATGGATGCGGATCTGCTTGGTCTTTGCCCCATAGACAAGCGGATTGAGGCACGGAGGGACCACCAAGTAGATGCTGGAGAAGAGGATGTGGATGTAAGGGGGGATGTGCCCACCAAACCTGTGtgtgaagaaggagaagaaagcaagGAGGTAGAGCTGCAGGAAGACGCAGATGTGAGGGACGCAAGTGTGGACCGCTTTCAGCCTGGCCTCCTTCTGGGGCAGACGAAACACTGCGACGAATATTTGGACATAGGACAGAGTGATGACTGTGAGGTCAAACACTGCAACAGTGAAGGCCACAAACAGACCGTAGATTTTGTTGACTCGGATGTTTCCTGCAGCCAGTTTCACAATGGCCATGTGCTCACAGTAGGAGTGGGAGATGACTGTCGTATGATAAAGGTGCAGTCGACACTTTATCAGGACGAGGCATGGGGCTACAAGAATGGCAGCCCTGAGTGTTACCGCAACCCCAATCTGAGTGACTAGCTGCTGGGTAAAGATGGCAGCATGCCTCAGGGGAgaacagatggccacatagcggtccagGGCCATGGCCAGCAGGATGCCTGACTCGATACACTGAAATGTGTGGATGAGCCACATCTGAAGCAAGCAGGCATCAAAATAAATCTCTGAGACATGAAACCAGAAGATTCCAAGCATCTTGGGCACAACGCTGGTACTGAGTGCGATATCCGTGACTGCCAGCATGCCTAGGAACAGGTACATGGGCTCACGGAGGCTGCGTTCCGACCTGATGATGCTCAGAAGCCAGGTATTTCCCAGCACAGCAGTGAGATACATGGCACAGAATGGAATCCCGATCCAGCTCTGCACAGACTCCAGGCCTGGGATCCCTATCAGTGTCAACACAGAGGGCGTGAGCATCGTGACATTGGAAAAGGACATAGTGTCCTTGTGTTTCCTGATGCAAAGGAAAGATCTTTCTCCGTcagtgtttcttccttttctactaGTTTTTATCCAGAGTCATGATTTTGGTAGAAATCTTAGGTCCCATCATCCATCGCATGTGTCTGAGATGTAAAATAACGATCACAGAGACACATCCTTGTGTTTAGGAAACATGTTGACAAGCCCTGTGGCACAATAACATGTGATGTGTGGGGCAGCACACCTGCATTAAAACCAGCAAAATAACGAAGTTAGGAAATAAACTCGGTTGTCGTGTCATTCCAATcctgtggaccaaaaaaaaaaaaaaaaaaaaaaaagtcttgtttattttgcttgaaACGTGCCTTTTAATTAGAACGTGATGAATCTATACATATTCTCTAGTCTTGGTAACTGCTTtacttctgtatttttctcaATTGTCTCTAAATCAGGATGAGTTGGTTTAGATCAGCAAATACTCACACTCTGACCTGTACATGAGAGTGAAAATATCCCACCAACCGATAACAGATACGGAAATATGTGTCACCCCAAAGCATcaatctttatctatctatcctctctgtctctgtgtaaGACCAGATGTCCTGCATGAGAATGTGAGGAAGAGCTTAAGAAAAGATTATTCAAATTCATGTCTATTTAGCGAGTTTGGGAAAAGTTCCCTGCTACATTCTATATTTCTAATAAACCCATATTATTGGTGCCTATATTTCTAAAAgttgaaatactaaaaaaaaagtgtgtgctGAAATTGCATTTGAAACTTCTATAACATGCATCACAAGATAGCTAGAGGAGGGGAATCTGCAGAAGGCAAAGGAATCAGCAGCAGCAGTGTGTATGGTCATGGTAGCCCTATGGTGAACCTCAGAAAATATGTCACTATTTGCTTCTTTTTGCTttcgtttgctgtgcaaaagcgtgtcagtttgattaggtcccattggatattttcacttttatttctgttgctttgggagactgacctgagaaaatattcctaaggTTGATGTCCAAGAatggtttgcctatgttctcttccaggaggttgttttgttggtttgtttgttttttgccttttctggggctgctcccatggcatatggaggttcccaggctggggatcgaatcggagctgtagccgctggcctacggcagagccacagcaaggagggatccgagctgtgtccgcaacctacaccacagctaacggcaatgctggatccttaacccattgagcaaggccagggattgaacccgcaacctcagggttcctaatcGGAGTTGGACtccttcaccactgagccatgacaggaactcctctcttccaggagtttgatggtgtcttgtcttctatttaagtctttcagccattttgagttattttcgtgtatggtgtgagggtgtgttctagtttcagtgattcgcatgcacctgtc from the Sus scrofa isolate TJ Tabasco breed Duroc chromosome 9, Sscrofa11.1, whole genome shotgun sequence genome contains:
- the LOC110255365 gene encoding olfactory receptor 52A1-like encodes the protein MSFSNVTMLTPSVLTLIGIPGLESVQSWIGIPFCAMYLTAVLGNTWLLSIIRSERSLREPMYLFLGMLAVTDIALSTSVVPKMLGIFWFHVSEIYFDACLLQMWLIHTFQCIESGILLAMALDRYVAICSPLRHAAIFTQQLVTQIGVAVTLRAAILVAPCLVLIKCRLHLYHTTVISHSYCEHMAIVKLAAGNIRVNKIYGLFVAFTVAVFDLTVITLSYVQIFVAVFRLPQKEARLKAVHTCVPHICVFLQLYLLAFFSFFTHRFGGHIPPYIHILFSSIYLVVPPCLNPLVYGAKTKQIRIHVTKMFHSWKYPGFIPS